From a region of the Hymenobacter jejuensis genome:
- a CDS encoding TonB-dependent receptor translates to MSRLPITLSLLLAAGAAVAQRPAAKPASPTRPLVVAVPVTGRVFDQATHEALPGATVLFPDLKQVSSTDVDGTFRFANLPRGRFLMQVTFLGYSTVARTVDTGTGQPLEIALVPASTEIGQVVVTGVSASTEMRRSSVPTTVVNRTQLNQAAATNAIDAIAHTPGVSQITTGAGISKPVIRGLSSNRVITLNNGAKQEGQQWGDEHGIEIDEFSIDRAEIIKGPGSLLYGSDGMAGVVNFVAPDPVENGKVIGSLASNYQSNNHLQGYSVMNAGNLNGFNWLVRGSGKIAGDYRNRYDGRVYNSGFRELDGNGYVGLNKSWGYSHLTFNTFNQQVGLVEGDRDSLTGRFIKQTSNGLDAVVEEPVSDSDLRGYGLAVPQQQINHIRIGTDNNFILGQSRLTLNVGWQQNLRREFGNALDINETSLFFQLRTFDYALRYFLPEMNGWNTTVGLSGMDQSNVNKGVEFLIPAYRLLDGGVFGVTKKSFGKFDVSGGLRYDMRRITADPLYLDLYQRPTAAPGEQQKFAGFQSTFRNVSGSVGGSFSATDKLVLKANLSRGFRAPNIAELGSNGKHEGTIRYEIGDPTLKAETSLQLDAGISYVSDHVSLNVDAFQNRIHNYVFPRALLNTAGTGDSIAITGDRAFLYEQGDARLYGGEASIDIHPHPLDWLHFESSYSMVRAVQLNQPEGQRYLPFIPADRVQSEVRVNFRKVPHSRLGNLYARAGIEHTFAQNRFYSAFETETRTPGYTLFNAGLGTDVLNANAKTLFSVFLTGTNLFDVGYQSHLSRLKYAAYNASNGRTGVFNMGRNMSVKLVIPLSFK, encoded by the coding sequence ATGTCCCGATTGCCTATCACGCTTAGCTTGCTGCTTGCGGCGGGCGCAGCGGTGGCCCAGCGCCCAGCCGCTAAGCCTGCTTCACCCACTCGCCCACTTGTCGTGGCTGTGCCCGTTACGGGCCGCGTTTTCGACCAAGCTACCCACGAAGCGCTGCCGGGCGCTACTGTATTATTTCCCGATCTCAAGCAAGTAAGCAGCACAGACGTCGACGGCACGTTTCGGTTTGCGAACCTGCCTCGCGGCCGGTTTCTGATGCAGGTCACGTTTCTGGGCTACTCGACGGTAGCCCGCACCGTGGATACCGGCACCGGCCAACCGCTGGAAATTGCGCTCGTGCCGGCCAGCACCGAAATCGGGCAGGTGGTAGTGACGGGCGTGTCGGCGAGCACAGAAATGCGCCGCTCGTCGGTCCCGACCACCGTCGTCAACCGCACGCAGCTCAACCAAGCGGCAGCCACCAACGCCATAGACGCCATTGCGCACACGCCCGGCGTGTCGCAGATCACGACTGGGGCCGGCATTAGCAAACCCGTTATCCGGGGTTTGTCGTCGAATCGGGTGATCACGCTTAATAACGGCGCCAAGCAGGAAGGCCAGCAGTGGGGCGACGAGCACGGCATCGAAATCGACGAGTTTAGCATCGACCGCGCCGAGATCATCAAAGGCCCCGGCAGCCTGCTCTACGGCTCCGATGGCATGGCCGGGGTAGTGAATTTCGTGGCCCCCGACCCCGTAGAAAACGGCAAAGTCATTGGCTCACTAGCCAGTAACTATCAGTCAAACAATCACTTACAGGGTTATTCCGTGATGAATGCCGGCAACCTGAACGGGTTTAACTGGCTAGTACGGGGCAGTGGCAAAATCGCGGGCGACTACCGCAACCGCTACGACGGCCGCGTGTACAACTCCGGTTTTCGCGAGCTCGACGGCAACGGTTACGTGGGCCTGAACAAAAGCTGGGGCTATTCGCACCTCACCTTCAATACTTTCAACCAGCAAGTAGGCTTGGTGGAAGGCGACCGCGACTCGCTGACTGGGCGCTTTATCAAGCAGACCAGCAACGGGCTGGATGCTGTGGTAGAGGAGCCCGTTTCGGATAGCGACTTGCGCGGATATGGCCTTGCCGTGCCGCAGCAGCAGATCAACCACATCCGCATCGGGACTGACAACAACTTTATTCTGGGCCAAAGCCGCCTGACCCTCAACGTAGGCTGGCAGCAAAACCTACGCCGCGAGTTTGGCAACGCGTTGGATATCAACGAGACTTCGCTGTTTTTTCAGCTGCGCACCTTCGACTACGCGCTGCGGTATTTCCTGCCCGAAATGAACGGCTGGAACACAACCGTCGGACTCAGCGGCATGGATCAGAGCAACGTCAACAAGGGCGTCGAATTTCTGATTCCGGCCTATCGCCTGCTTGATGGCGGCGTGTTCGGGGTGACCAAAAAGTCGTTTGGCAAGTTCGACGTGAGCGGCGGCCTGCGCTACGACATGCGCCGCATCACCGCCGACCCGCTGTACCTCGATCTCTACCAGCGCCCAACGGCGGCGCCGGGTGAGCAGCAGAAATTTGCGGGCTTCCAATCGACTTTCCGCAACGTATCAGGCAGCGTGGGCGGCTCGTTTAGCGCCACCGACAAGCTGGTGCTGAAAGCCAACCTTTCGCGCGGATTTCGGGCGCCTAACATCGCCGAACTGGGCTCCAACGGCAAGCACGAAGGCACGATTCGCTACGAAATCGGCGACCCCACGCTCAAGGCCGAAACCAGCCTCCAGCTCGACGCCGGCATCAGCTACGTTTCCGACCACGTAAGCCTGAACGTGGACGCCTTCCAGAACAGAATTCATAACTACGTGTTTCCCAGAGCGTTGCTAAACACAGCCGGCACAGGCGATTCCATAGCCATCACCGGCGACCGTGCGTTTCTCTACGAGCAAGGCGATGCCCGGCTCTACGGCGGCGAAGCGTCCATCGACATTCACCCGCACCCGCTCGATTGGCTGCACTTCGAAAGCAGCTATTCGATGGTGCGCGCTGTGCAGCTTAACCAACCCGAAGGCCAGCGCTACCTGCCCTTTATTCCCGCCGACCGGGTGCAGTCGGAAGTGCGGGTAAACTTCCGCAAGGTGCCCCATTCGCGGCTGGGCAACCTGTACGCCCGCGCCGGCATTGAGCACACTTTTGCCCAGAACCGCTTCTATTCGGCCTTCGAAACCGAAACGCGCACGCCGGGCTATACCTTGTTTAATGCCGGCCTCGGCACGGATGTGCTCAACGCCAATGCCAAAACGCTGTTTTCGGTGTTTCTGACGGGCACCAACCTGTTCGACGTTGGTTACCAGAGCCACCTGAGCCGCCTGAAATACGCCGCTTATAACGCCAGCAATGGCCGCACGGGCGTCTTCAACATGGGCCGCAACATGAGCGTAAAACTCGTTATACCCTTGTCGTTTAAGTAA
- a CDS encoding cation diffusion facilitator family transporter: protein MAHNHSHGHDHHHGPPENQHYGWAFGIGIGLNLLFVAAEAAGGLWANSSALLSDAGHNLSDVLSLALAWGATHLARRPSSARYTYGFRGATIQAALLNAALLYAALGIILWDTIDHLRNPEPVNGKMVMLLAGLGVVVNGFTAWLFRHGQKGDVNVRGAFLHMLTDMLVSVGVVAGGALVIWTGWRWLDPAISFVILGIVAYGSWGLMRETMQLSLQAVPANIDLDAVRDFLLRQPGVTQVHDLHVWPLSTRDTALTAHLVRPGGDGNNAFLKELQHAINHEFSIGHCTVQLEDTVPIADEQGCCDGVAMSKTVSHT from the coding sequence ATGGCGCACAACCACAGCCACGGTCACGACCATCACCACGGCCCCCCCGAAAATCAGCATTACGGCTGGGCTTTTGGCATTGGCATTGGCCTGAACCTTCTGTTTGTGGCCGCGGAAGCGGCCGGTGGGCTGTGGGCTAATTCTTCGGCCCTGCTCTCCGACGCGGGCCACAACCTGAGCGACGTACTGAGTCTGGCGTTGGCTTGGGGTGCTACGCATCTGGCCCGGCGCCCTTCGTCGGCTCGGTATACGTACGGCTTCAGGGGCGCCACCATTCAGGCGGCGTTGCTAAATGCGGCGTTGCTGTACGCGGCGCTGGGCATTATTCTCTGGGATACCATCGACCATTTGCGCAACCCTGAGCCGGTAAACGGAAAGATGGTGATGCTGCTGGCCGGCTTGGGCGTGGTGGTAAACGGGTTCACAGCGTGGCTGTTCCGACACGGGCAGAAAGGCGATGTGAATGTGCGCGGGGCCTTTTTGCACATGCTCACCGACATGCTTGTTTCGGTGGGCGTAGTGGCGGGCGGCGCACTGGTCATCTGGACGGGCTGGCGATGGCTCGACCCTGCCATCAGCTTCGTGATTCTGGGCATCGTTGCTTATGGCTCGTGGGGTTTGATGCGCGAGACGATGCAGCTCAGCCTGCAAGCCGTGCCGGCCAATATCGACCTGGACGCCGTGCGCGATTTTTTACTTCGACAACCCGGCGTAACGCAAGTACATGACCTGCATGTGTGGCCCCTTAGCACCCGCGACACGGCGCTCACTGCCCACCTCGTCCGGCCGGGCGGCGACGGGAATAACGCCTTTTTAAAGGAATTACAACACGCTATAAATCACGAGTTTAGCATTGGACATTGCACCGTGCAGCTCGAAGACACTGTGCCAATTGCCGACGAGCAAGGCTGCTGCGACGGCGTAGCCATGAGCAAAACGGTTTCGCACACCTGA
- a CDS encoding MFS transporter, protein MQTSSAPPTLPKTASLFSAIVIVASLGYFVDIYDLILFSIVRVKSLNELGITANDAVRDLGLYLINMQMGGMLLGGILWGVLGDKRGRLSVLFGSILLYSLANIANGFVHTIDQYAWLRLVAGVGLAGELGAGITLVAESLPKEKRGYGTMIVATVGVSGAMLAYWVGEAFGWRNAYFIGGGLGLALLALRVGVYESGMFEQARREEVARGNFLSLFTNGPRLLKYLKCLLIGVPLWFVVGILITLAPEFGRALGVQGEVTAGLGVFWCYFGLVFGDFASGWISQMWRSRIRALQLFLVLCATLVGVYLYGLRGATPTVFYTVCFILGLTVGFWALFVTVAAEQFGTNLRATVATTAPNFARGSVVLLTPLFKAMVGPLGIIGSATALGVVSLLIAFWSVSTLPESYGKDLDYYE, encoded by the coding sequence ATGCAAACCTCTTCCGCCCCTCCTACTCTTCCCAAAACAGCTTCCCTGTTCAGCGCCATCGTCATTGTAGCGTCGCTGGGCTATTTCGTCGATATCTACGACCTGATTCTGTTCAGTATTGTCCGGGTCAAAAGCCTTAATGAACTGGGCATCACTGCCAACGACGCCGTGCGCGACCTGGGCCTCTACCTCATCAATATGCAGATGGGCGGCATGCTGCTTGGCGGCATCTTGTGGGGCGTGCTAGGCGACAAGCGCGGCCGCTTGTCGGTGTTGTTCGGCTCGATTCTGCTGTATTCGCTGGCCAATATCGCCAACGGTTTTGTGCACACCATCGACCAATATGCTTGGTTGCGTTTGGTAGCCGGTGTAGGCTTAGCGGGCGAACTGGGAGCCGGCATTACGCTGGTAGCCGAAAGTCTGCCCAAAGAAAAGCGCGGCTATGGCACCATGATCGTGGCTACGGTGGGCGTGTCGGGGGCGATGCTGGCCTACTGGGTGGGCGAAGCTTTTGGGTGGCGCAACGCCTACTTCATTGGCGGCGGACTGGGGCTGGCGTTGCTGGCGCTGCGCGTCGGCGTCTATGAATCGGGGATGTTTGAGCAGGCCCGCCGCGAAGAAGTTGCGCGCGGCAACTTCCTGAGCTTGTTTACCAACGGGCCTCGGCTGCTCAAGTACCTCAAATGCCTGCTCATCGGGGTGCCGCTGTGGTTTGTAGTCGGCATTCTGATTACGCTAGCTCCCGAGTTTGGCCGGGCATTGGGCGTGCAGGGCGAAGTGACGGCGGGCCTGGGCGTATTCTGGTGCTATTTCGGGCTGGTGTTCGGCGATTTTGCCAGCGGCTGGATCAGCCAGATGTGGCGCAGCCGCATTCGGGCGTTGCAGCTATTCTTGGTACTGTGCGCCACGTTGGTCGGCGTGTATCTGTATGGCTTGCGCGGCGCTACGCCAACTGTTTTCTACACGGTCTGCTTCATTTTGGGCCTTACGGTGGGCTTTTGGGCACTTTTCGTGACAGTGGCCGCCGAGCAGTTCGGCACCAACCTACGGGCCACGGTAGCTACCACAGCTCCCAATTTTGCCCGCGGGTCGGTGGTGCTGCTTACGCCGCTGTTTAAGGCCATGGTCGGGCCGCTGGGCATCATCGGCAGCGCCACTGCGTTGGGCGTGGTTTCGCTGCTGATCGCATTCTGGAGCGTCAGCACACTACCTGAGAGCTACGGCAAAGACCTGGATTACTATGAATGA
- a CDS encoding DUF6526 family protein: protein MADLPTKNTPKYSVWHHFILLPAAFIIAAYGVRRYLNVAGDDSEISRLWFSVMVLGVVGLGVLLLLRQHYALKLQDRLIRLEVRQRYFEVTGQSFRPLEKQLALKQILSLRFAGDAELAALAQATVGQKLTPKDIQGRITDFQFDTMRV, encoded by the coding sequence ATGGCTGATCTGCCAACCAAAAACACGCCTAAATACTCTGTCTGGCACCATTTCATTTTGCTGCCCGCTGCCTTTATTATTGCTGCTTACGGCGTGCGGCGCTATCTCAACGTCGCCGGCGACGACTCCGAGATTTCGCGGTTGTGGTTTTCGGTCATGGTGCTGGGCGTGGTGGGCCTGGGCGTGCTCTTGCTGCTACGCCAGCATTACGCTCTCAAGCTCCAAGACCGCCTTATTCGGTTGGAAGTGCGGCAGCGATACTTCGAGGTTACGGGCCAGAGCTTCCGGCCGCTGGAAAAGCAACTGGCACTGAAGCAAATCCTGTCGTTGCGCTTTGCAGGCGATGCCGAATTAGCTGCATTGGCACAAGCTACTGTCGGTCAGAAGCTTACGCCAAAGGATATTCAGGGCCGCATTACCGACTTCCAATTCGATACGATGCGCGTGTGA
- a CDS encoding YciI family protein: protein MFILLLTYTAELAEIEPLMPAHMAWVEAHYHDGTFLISGRLVPRTGGVILARAASRDAVETLVAADPFTEAGVARYDVLEFMPSRTATGFENLLN, encoded by the coding sequence ATGTTCATCCTGTTGCTTACCTACACGGCCGAGCTCGCCGAAATCGAGCCGCTGATGCCCGCGCACATGGCTTGGGTGGAGGCGCATTACCACGACGGCACGTTCCTTATTTCCGGGCGGTTGGTGCCGCGTACCGGCGGTGTTATTTTGGCGCGTGCCGCCTCACGCGACGCCGTAGAGACCTTGGTAGCCGCCGATCCGTTTACAGAAGCAGGCGTCGCTCGCTACGACGTGCTGGAGTTCATGCCGTCGCGCACGGCTACGGGGTTCGAAAACCTGCTGAACTAA
- a CDS encoding DUF4286 family protein produces the protein MILYNVTSSLDPEIAEEWVDYMLDTHMPEIMATGFFLRSQLCRLLNEEENGITYAAQFYCISVEQLEEYQRVIGPGISANLETRFPGQYVSFRTVLEVVE, from the coding sequence ATGATTCTTTACAATGTTACCAGCAGCCTCGACCCCGAAATAGCCGAAGAATGGGTCGATTATATGCTCGATACCCACATGCCCGAAATTATGGCCACGGGGTTTTTCCTGCGCAGCCAACTGTGCCGCCTTCTCAACGAAGAAGAAAATGGCATTACGTATGCCGCTCAGTTTTACTGCATTAGCGTCGAGCAGCTGGAAGAATACCAGCGCGTAATCGGCCCCGGCATCAGCGCCAACTTAGAAACTCGCTTTCCGGGCCAGTACGTTTCGTTCCGCACTGTACTGGAAGTAGTTGAATAG
- a CDS encoding GNAT family N-acetyltransferase: protein MSQSVISIRRGVEADLPQVLGLIQELAVYERAPEEVTNTLADMQRDGFGAEPIFKFFVAERENEGIIGLALFYTAYSTWKGRMLYLEDLVVTEAARGTGIGKLLFDAVVAEARVTGANRMKWQVLEWNEPAIGFYKKIGANLDPEWHNGNLTIEQLQAYACDPAIETVVTNITPQ, encoded by the coding sequence ATGTCACAATCAGTTATTTCCATTCGGCGCGGAGTAGAGGCCGATCTGCCGCAGGTACTGGGCTTAATTCAGGAACTCGCCGTGTACGAACGCGCGCCGGAGGAAGTCACCAATACGCTCGCCGACATGCAGCGCGATGGCTTCGGCGCCGAGCCCATCTTCAAATTCTTCGTGGCTGAGCGCGAGAACGAGGGCATTATTGGGTTGGCGCTTTTCTACACGGCTTACTCTACCTGGAAAGGGCGGATGCTGTATTTAGAAGACCTCGTCGTGACCGAAGCCGCGCGGGGCACGGGCATCGGCAAGCTACTTTTTGATGCGGTAGTGGCCGAAGCGCGCGTTACGGGTGCCAACCGCATGAAGTGGCAGGTGCTGGAATGGAACGAGCCAGCCATTGGCTTTTACAAAAAAATCGGTGCGAACCTCGACCCCGAATGGCACAACGGCAACCTCACCATAGAGCAGTTGCAAGCCTACGCCTGCGACCCAGCTATCGAAACCGTTGTGACCAACATTACTCCTCAATAG
- a CDS encoding prolyl oligopeptidase family serine peptidase — protein sequence MRKLTYPLLALSALAACRSAQPTVSSPAKPASGSYTAVSNAPRLSVEYPKTRKTDHTDDYHGTPVADPYSWLENLDSPETKAWVEAENKVTFGYLEKIPFRDRIRDRLTKIWNYERFGVPEQEGDYLYFSKNDGLQNQAVLYVQKGIEGQPEVLLDPNKFSADGTTALAGTFFSNDHRYMAYATSSGGSDWNTFKVMDLKTRQPLKDQLNWVKFSGAAWGKDGFYYSSYDAPKKGENGLAGKNEYHKVYFHKLGTAQSSDKLVYEDKAMPLISHHAGVTEDERFLIITRANGTDGTRLSVRDLTDSKQAGKFVNIGSSYEYHTSVVGNVDGKLLVYTDYKAPRYRIVVVDPKKPQEANWKDLVPQSDNTLVEVSHVGGRIVASYLKDASSLVKVYTEKGEFLHDVALPAIGTASGFGGRRADKVVYYAFTSFTYPTTIYRYDLASNTSTVFRAPTVDVKPDDYATTQVFYASKDGTKIPMFIVHKKGIKLNGQNPTYLFAYGGFNVSVTPAFSVARMLWLENGGILAVANLRGGGEYGEAWHKAGMTPNKQNVFDDFIAAAEYLTVQNYTNPQRLAIAGGSNGGLLVGATMTQRPDIARVAFPAVGVMDMLKFQKFTIGHAWVPEYGSSDNYAQFQNLYKFSPLHNLKAGTDYPATLITTADHDDRVVPAHSFKFAATLQERNAGPNPQLIRVDVNAGHGAGKSTALQIQEWADIWAFAYQNMGINPYPTGR from the coding sequence ATGCGAAAACTCACCTATCCGCTACTGGCGCTTTCGGCGCTGGCGGCTTGCCGTTCGGCTCAGCCGACTGTCTCTTCCCCGGCAAAACCCGCTTCGGGCTCGTATACGGCAGTTTCTAATGCACCTCGCCTCTCTGTGGAATACCCCAAAACCCGTAAAACCGACCACACCGACGACTACCACGGTACGCCCGTCGCCGACCCTTATTCTTGGCTTGAAAACCTCGATTCGCCCGAAACCAAAGCGTGGGTAGAGGCCGAAAACAAAGTCACGTTCGGCTACCTGGAGAAAATACCATTCCGCGACCGCATCCGCGACCGGCTCACCAAAATCTGGAATTACGAGCGCTTTGGTGTGCCCGAGCAAGAGGGTGATTATCTGTATTTTAGCAAAAACGACGGCCTGCAAAACCAAGCTGTGCTGTATGTGCAGAAAGGCATAGAAGGCCAGCCCGAAGTGCTACTCGACCCCAATAAGTTTTCGGCCGACGGCACCACGGCACTCGCCGGCACCTTCTTCTCCAACGACCACCGCTACATGGCCTATGCCACCAGCAGCGGCGGCTCCGACTGGAACACCTTTAAGGTGATGGACCTGAAAACCCGGCAACCACTAAAGGACCAGCTGAACTGGGTGAAGTTTTCGGGCGCCGCCTGGGGGAAAGACGGCTTCTATTACAGCAGCTACGACGCTCCCAAAAAGGGCGAAAACGGCTTGGCTGGCAAAAATGAGTACCACAAAGTGTACTTCCACAAGCTGGGGACTGCGCAGTCGTCGGACAAGCTGGTGTACGAGGACAAAGCCATGCCCTTGATCTCGCATCATGCCGGGGTTACGGAAGATGAGCGTTTCTTGATTATCACCCGCGCCAATGGCACCGACGGTACCCGCTTGTCCGTCCGTGACCTCACGGACTCCAAGCAAGCCGGCAAGTTTGTCAACATCGGCAGCAGCTACGAGTACCATACTAGCGTGGTGGGCAATGTAGACGGTAAGCTGCTGGTTTACACCGACTACAAAGCACCCCGCTACCGCATTGTGGTCGTCGACCCGAAGAAACCGCAGGAAGCCAACTGGAAAGATTTGGTGCCGCAGTCTGACAATACGCTGGTTGAGGTGAGCCACGTAGGCGGCCGCATTGTGGCCAGTTACCTCAAAGATGCCAGCAGCCTGGTGAAAGTTTACACTGAGAAGGGCGAGTTTCTGCACGACGTCGCGTTGCCCGCCATTGGCACGGCTTCGGGCTTTGGCGGTCGGCGCGCCGACAAAGTAGTGTATTACGCCTTCACGTCGTTTACCTACCCGACGACCATTTACCGCTACGACCTCGCCAGCAACACAAGCACCGTGTTTCGGGCGCCCACCGTCGATGTGAAGCCCGACGACTACGCGACGACGCAGGTTTTCTACGCCAGCAAAGACGGTACGAAAATCCCGATGTTCATTGTGCACAAGAAGGGCATCAAGCTCAACGGCCAGAACCCTACCTATCTCTTTGCCTACGGTGGGTTCAATGTGTCGGTGACGCCGGCTTTCTCGGTGGCGCGCATGCTGTGGCTCGAAAACGGCGGCATTCTGGCCGTGGCCAACCTGCGCGGCGGCGGCGAGTACGGCGAAGCGTGGCACAAAGCCGGCATGACCCCCAACAAACAAAATGTGTTCGACGACTTCATTGCCGCCGCCGAATACCTCACGGTGCAGAACTACACCAATCCGCAACGGCTGGCCATTGCCGGCGGCTCCAATGGCGGTCTGCTGGTAGGTGCTACCATGACGCAGCGGCCGGACATTGCGCGCGTCGCTTTCCCGGCGGTAGGGGTAATGGATATGCTTAAGTTTCAGAAGTTTACCATTGGCCACGCCTGGGTGCCCGAATACGGCTCGTCTGACAACTACGCGCAGTTTCAGAATCTGTATAAGTTCTCGCCGCTACACAATCTGAAAGCAGGCACTGACTACCCCGCTACCCTGATCACGACCGCCGACCACGACGATCGTGTGGTGCCGGCTCACTCCTTTAAGTTCGCGGCTACCCTACAAGAGCGAAATGCCGGCCCCAACCCGCAATTGATTCGGGTGGATGTGAACGCCGGGCACGGCGCGGGCAAGAGCACGGCGCTCCAGATTCAGGAGTGGGCCGATATTTGGGCGTTTGCGTATCAGAATATGGGCATCAATCCGTATCCGACCGGGCGTTAA